A single genomic interval of Amblyraja radiata isolate CabotCenter1 chromosome 3, sAmbRad1.1.pri, whole genome shotgun sequence harbors:
- the LOC116971185 gene encoding actin-like protein 7A: MKSSNLHLRKCSLPMAVLCRKFPSTTSQSVKSEPRVRSYSSADSQMTQCGRELKEVRALMIDMGSGYIKAGFAGLPKPSATISSMVGRPMQRSAKTGDNRQENFVGRELTAPDELRLINPLRHGIVVDWDAAEAVLGYVLEKELQVRPEDHAVMVADPPLSPMTNREKIAELLFEIFNIPAIHITKQSMLSIYAYGCTSGLVVESGHGYSSVVPIHEGYIMPHITTTVDYAGNDLTKHLIKLLNQSGHMLSMADYQLVEHIKQEYCYTAIDFDAENRGEPKECTMHYELPDGKVITIGKEKIKCPEALFNPSLMGSREPGLHTITLNVINKCDSSIMEEMYRNILLCGGSTMFSGFRVRFQKELRKLAQDMNPQVQAIPERKYSVWYGGSILCCLKSFQQLWVSKKEYDERGPVAVYRKCF, encoded by the coding sequence ATGAAATCATCTAACTTGCATCTCAGGAAATGTTCCCTACCCATGGCCGTTCTATGTAGGAAATTTCCCTCCACCACTAGTCAGTCGGTGAAATCCGAGCCCAGGGTGAGATCCTACTCTTCAGCAGACAGCCAAATGACCCAGTGCGGCAGGGAGTTGAAGGAGGTCCGGGCACTGATGATTGATATGGGTTCTGGCTATATTAAGGCTGGTTTCGCTGGCCTGCCCAAGCCATCGGCCACCATCTCGTCCATGGTGGGCAGGCCAATGCAGCGCAGCGCCAAGACCGGAGACAATCGGCAGGAGAACTTCGTAGGCAGAGAGCTAACTGCACCCGACGAGCTGCGCCTAATCAACCCGCTCCGACACGGCATCGTGGTGGACTGGGACGCAGCCGAGGCCGTTCTGGGTTATGTCCTGGAGAAGGAGCTGCAGGTGAGACCAGAGGACCACGCCGTGATGGTAGCGGACCCTCCGCTCAGTCCCATGACCAATAGAGAGAAGATAGCCGAGCTCCTTTTTGAGATCTTCAACATTCCAGCCATACACATCACCAAGCAGTCCATGCTCTCCATCTACGCCTACGGTTGCACATCGGGGCTAGTGGTAGAGAGTGGCCATGGCTACTCCAGTGTGGTGCCCATCCACGAAGGCTACATCATGCCCCATATCACCACCACAGTGGACTACGCGGGCAACGACCTGACCAAACACTTGATTAAACTCCTCAATCAAAGTGGCCATATGTTGAGCATGGCGGATTACCAGCTGGTGGAACACATCAAACAAGAGTATTGCTACACTGCCATTGACTTCGATGCAGAGAATCGAGGGGAGCCGAAGGAATGTACAATGCACTATGAGCTGCCTGATGGTAAAGTGATCACCATTGGCAAGGAAAAGATCAAGTGCCCCGAAGCCCTCTTTAATCCATCCCTCATGGGCTCCAGGGAGCCCGGGCTGCACACCATAACTTTGAATGTCATTAACAAATGCGATAGCTCGATCATGGAAGAGATGTACAGGAACATCCTTCTCTGTGGTGGATCCACCATGTTCTCTGGCTTCCGTGTCCGTTTCCAGAAGGAACTTAGGAAACTGGCCCAGGATATGAACCCGCAGGTCCAGGCAATTCCCGAGAGGAAATATTCCGTTTGGTATGGAGGGTCGATCTTATGCTGTCTCAAATCCTTTCAACAGCTCTGGGTCAGCAAGAAGGAATATGATGAGCGCGGACCAGTAGCCGTCTATCGGAAATGTTTTTGA